One window from the genome of Salvia miltiorrhiza cultivar Shanhuang (shh) chromosome 7, IMPLAD_Smil_shh, whole genome shotgun sequence encodes:
- the LOC130995516 gene encoding protein-tyrosine-phosphatase MKP1-like: protein MIKEEEKDGASGGSWRTYSRSVSWTERPPRASTSTSKPQWNSKARSCLPPLQPLSIIRPSIEEWPRAGSDDLGVWPNNPPTPGGKPPGSVTPRENSNSDQPPREFEFRKDKLAFFNKECSRILDHIYLGSDAIAKNREILRQNGITHVLNCVGFVCPEYFKNELVYKTLWLQDCPSEDITSILYDVFDYFEDVQEQSGRVLVHCCQGVSRSTSLVIAYLMWKEGQSFDDAFQHVKAARGVTNPNVGFACQLLQCQKRVHALPASPTSLLRMYRMAPHSPYDPLHLVPKMLSEPGPDKLDSRGAFIIQIPSALYVWIGKHCPAMLSDNAKAATLQVIRYERAQGPVITIKEGEETFEFWDALTYRKSLTDGCEAMSEEVKSLSAGSHLVTELIHPGLDQRKLAEYDLDFEIFNRALAGGVVPLSPLSGAETETCLPARETGWNRFRRKFSSGVVKELLTSSKLNSCKFALPICGELLTMDTCKEVDDFVSPANLSTSTSDKCDSPDSLSSYVTSSPACSKNNLTEVAFPAPLSDCSLSRSPSFNLVESFSSFLVSKPKSSSTSPSLSPSTSDYSSSFTFSPSSSNWSDLSHVSAQPSPNGLGCSDFDPSKSGPSEETVGSADGESTYLLDNATSPPEKEVNSANLALRAEGSCPTYKETWPSHLGHRGSNIPPKMSLPSHYEASQNLTRHLEDDIMKDADACNFKCDVSFEMQEKDLLSDSNSYMAEDEVSSRLLANNKATGTNNLVFYKWPSMLKLDTHSGTLDSGSIYVILMPAAHFGTENVDVLYLWIGCNVSSEGSYSQLIRNDGKCEDSHAIVELVDRNLLIQKGFSTDAQIKIVKEGEEPVELLEHVSLLSLNKM, encoded by the exons ATGATAAAGGAAGAGGAAAAGGATGGGGCTTCAGGTGGAAGTTGGAGAACATACTCGCGTTCAGTGTCATGGACTGAACGCCCACCAAGAGCCTCTACTTCTACTTCTAAGCCACAATGGAACAGCAAAGCACGTTCTTGTTTGCCGCCTCTTCAGCCTCTTTCTATCATCCGTCCGAGCATTGAGGAATGGCCTAGAGCTGGTTCTGATGATCTTGGCGTATGGCCTAATAATCCTCCTACCCCTGGTGGGAAGCCTCCTGGATCAGTGACTCCTCGTGAGAACTCAAATTCTGATCAACCTCCTAGAGAATTTGAGTTTAGAAAGGACAAGCTTGCCTTCTTCAATAAGGAATGTTCGAGGATTCTTGATCACATCTATTTAGGGAGTGATGCAATTGCCAAGAATCGTGAGATCCTACGCCAGAATGGGATCACCCACGTGCTCAACTGTGTGGGGTTTGTTTGCCCGGAATATTTCAAGAATGAGCTTGTGTACAAGACTCTTTGGCTGCAGGACTGCCCGTCCGAGGATATCACAAGCATTCTCTATGATGTGTTCGATTATTTTGAGGATGTTCAGGAGCAAAGTGGGCGTGTCCTTGTTCACTGTTGCCAGGGGGTATCACGGTCTACTTCATTGGTGATTGCTTATCTCATGTGGAAGGAGGGGCAGAGCTTTGATGATGCATTCCAGCATGTCAAAGCAGCAAGAGGAGTGACTAATCCAAATGTGGGATTTGCTTGCCAACTTCTGCAGTGCCAGAAGCGTGTGCACGCACTGCCTGCAAGCCCAACTTCTCTTCTTAGGATGTATCGAATGGCACCACACTCGCCATATGACCCCCTTCACCTTGTGCCTAAAATGTTGTCTGAACCAGGTCCAGATAAGCTTGACTCTCGTGGTGCATTCATCATTCAAATTCCTTCAGCTTTATATGTCTGGATTGGGAAGCACTGCCCTGCGATGCTGTCAGATAATGCCAAGGCAGCTACCTTGCAAGTTATTCGCTATGAGAGGGCCCAGGGTCCAGTTATAACTATCAAAGAAGGTGAAGAGACATTTGAGTTTTGGGATGCCCTCACTTACAGGAAGAGTTTGACAGATGGATGTGAAGCAATGTCCGAGGAGGTAAAGAGCTTGTCTGCAGGGTCTCACTTAGTGACTGAATTAATTCATCCTGGTCTTGATCAAAGGAAACTTGCTGAGTATGATTTAGATTTTGAAATCTTTAACAGAGCACTGGCTGGTGGGGTGGTACCACTGTCTCCATTATCAGGAGCAGAAACGGAGACATGTCTTCCTGCCAGAGAGACTGGTTGGAACAGATTCAGAAGAAAATTTTCTAGTGGCGTTGTCAAAGAACTTCTCACCTCTTCTAAGTTGAACTCTTGTAAATTTGCCTTACCGATATGTGGTGAGCTGCTGACAATGGACACTTGCAAAGAAGTTGATGATTTTGTCTCCCCAGCCAATCTTTCAACATCTACCAGTGATAAGTGTGATTCACCTGATTCACTTTCTTCATATGTAACGAGCAGCCCAGCATGCAGTAAGAATAACTTGACAGAAGTGGCATTTCCAGCCCCTCTTTCTGATTGTTCACTGTCACGATCACCATCATTCAACTTGGTGGAAtctttttcatcttttcttgTCAGTAAACCGAAGTCCAGTTCCACGTCACCATCACTCTCACCTTCAACATCTGATTACTCAAGTTCATTTACCTTTTCTCCTTCATCGTCTAACTGGTCTGACCTATCACATGTGTCTGCTCAGCCATCACCGAACGGACTTGGATGCAGTGACTTTGATCCTAGCAAGAGTGGTCCTTCAGAGGAAACTGTTGGTTCTGCTGATGGTGAAAGTACATATTTACTTGATAATGCAACTTCGCCTCCGGAAAAAGAGGTAAATTCTGCTAACCTTGCCTTGAGAGCGGAAGGTTCATGTCCTACCTATAAAGAAACTTGGCCCTCCCATTTGGGGCATCGAGGAAGCAATATTCCTCCAAAGATGAGTTTGCCTTCCCATTATGAAGCTTCGCAAAACTTGACTAGACATTTGGAAGATGATATTATGAAAGACGCTGATGCCTGCAACTTCAAATGTGATGTGTCTTTTGAGATGCAGGAGAAAGATCTGCTTTCAGATTCAAACAGCTATATGGCTGAGGATGAAGTTTCAAGTAGATTACTAGCTAATAATAAAGCAACTGGCACTAATAACCTAGTATTCTACAAGTGGCCCTCCATGCTTAAACTGGACACACATTCTGGCACACTTGATTCTGGATCCATATATGTCATACTTATGCCGGCAGCACATTTTGGCACGGAAAATGTTGATGTTTTATATTTATGGATAGGGTGTAATGTGTCATCAGAAGGAAGCTATAGTCAGTTGATCAGGAATGATGGCAAATGTGAAGATAGTCACGCCATTGTGGAATTGGTAGATCGTAATCTTCTCATTCAGAAGGGTTTTAGCACAGATGCTCAAATTAAG ATAGTGAAGGAAGGTGAGGAACCAGTGGAGCTCCTTGAGCATGTGAGTCTCCTCTCGCTAAACAAGATGTAG
- the LOC130993883 gene encoding uncharacterized protein LOC130993883 produces MDPDEIQRLVDQLKLTEEADEATVALPATLTEDLKSNTKFCLVGKVFAGKQISRDQLLLHLPNILLTQQRIDIEIVGANIFIVKFTSLLDKKHALHGGPWHFFQDMLALAEIEGFQSPADVKFDTFTGWIQCHNLPLACMHPRVVRKIGEQIGTVEEVDLGVGGQCWGRFARVRVRWSLSQPLKRCVRLLPDGEMQGAIILLLYEKLPNFCFKCGKIGHILRFCEETGNVQDELKYGTWLMAPKPNEVKRKQPHMPKHTATSHTSSTQGATHSTNEIMRREVSEKKREEEVSQLLVIREPIEEVSRELLSVDPGEGKEGSKRKVSSKGKVINDKNKGGEKSSTWKRRAREKKGESGQKGVLRELERGRGRGGRGGRGGRGMGGVSREFGGENEGVQSSFENGEGVLQIEGGNETISVGKKRTGSFAEAEEATAPLKKIPRTNDNSYNAITAEAAEQPCRAQ; encoded by the coding sequence ATGGATCCTGACGAGATACAGAGGCTGGTGGATCAACTTAAATTGACGGAGGAGGCGGATGAAGCTACGGTTGCTCTACCGGCAACTTTAACGGAAGATTTGAAGAGTAATACAAAGTTCTGCTTGGTGGGGAAGGTTTTCGCTGGAAAACAGATCAGTAGAGATCAATTATTACTTCATCTCCCGAACATTCTTTTAACACAACAACggatcgatattgagattgtgGGGGCGAATATATTCATTGTCAAATTTACGTCCCTCTTGGATAAAAAGCATGCTTTGCATGGAGGTCCATGGCACTTTTTCCAAGATATGCTTGCCCTTGCTGAAATTGAGGGATTTCAGAGCCCGGCGGATGTTAAGTTCGATACTTTTACTGGGTGGATACAATGCCATAATCTCCCTTTGGCATGTATGCATCCAAGAGTTGTTCGTAAGATTGGAGAACAAATTGGAACGGTTGAAGAGGTGGACCTAGGGGTTGGGGGTCAATGTTGGGGAAGGTTTGCGAGGGTTAGGGTCAGATGGTCTTTATCCCAACCTCTCAAAAGGTGTGTGAGATTGCTACCGGATGGGGAGATGCAAGGCGcgattattttactattatacgAGAAATTACCTAATTTTTGCTTTAAATGTGGGAAGATAGGACATATCCTGCGTTTTTGTGAGGAAACCGGTAACGTACAAGATGAATTAAAGTACGGCACATGGCTCATGGCTCCGAAACCAAATGAAGTCAAGCGAAAACAGCCACACATGCCAAAACATACTGCTACTTCGCATACTAGTTCGACACAGGGGGCGACTCACTCGACTAATGAAATAATGAGAAGGGAGGTgtcggagaagaagagagaggaggAGGTGAGCCAACTGTTGGTTATCAGGGAGCCCATAGAGGAGGTTTCTAGGGAGCTTTTGTCTGTTGATCCTGGCGAAGGAAAGGAGGGTAGCAAGAGGAAGGTTTCCTCGAAGGGGAAGGTTATAAACGATAAGAACAAAGGGGGAGAAAAGAGTTCTACTTGGAAACGAAGGGCGAGGGAGAAGAAGGGAGAGAGTGGACAGAAAGGGGTTTTGAGGGAGCTGGAGAGGGGACGAGGGCGAGGTGggagaggaggaagaggagggaGAGGTATGGGGGGTGTTTCAAGGGAGTTTGGAGGAGAGAATGAGGGAGTTCAGAGTTCCTTTGAGAACGGTGAGGGAGTGCTTCAGATTGAAGGGGGGAATGAGACTATTTCAGTTGGAAAGAAAAGAACCGGGAGCTTCGCCGAGGCTGAGGAGGCGACGGCTCCGTTGAAGAAGATTCCTCGCACAAATGACAACTCTTATAATGCAATAACGGCGGAGGCTGCGGAGCAGCCCTGCCGAGCACAATGA